The region CCGCCGCCAGAAAGTAGGCCAAAACAAGGGTGCTTTGTCAACCCCCAATGGATGAAGGGCCCAAGGAGGGGCCCCGAATATATGACATTATCACGGCTCAGTCAAGCGAACTTCCCCAAACCGATGAATGGCGCCGTGCTTCACTCTGTGGAGGCCGTTAATTGCCTCACAAATGAATTGCAATTGCCCTCGTAATTGCAATGAAAACCATATCACACTGTACAGTCAATATTCTTTGACTCATTATATTTTCTGGCATTATAACATACATATCCGACATAAATATTACAGCATATatctatattattttattttttttaatattgtgATACTTAACttgaattataaaaaatgaattttttactGTAGTGCATCTAATTATAAAGTGTGGGAATGttaattatacatatacaagTATCTGCATATATTTTTGGATCTAGATATATCTGTCCATACGAATACTTGTATTTATAATCGTCTGTGTGCATCAGTAATAGATTTTTTAGGCGCCAGAGTGCAAAGAGCTGTCGTATtctaatataatttaataaaaaaattgtatccaCTTTTTTAGTTTCTGGCTCTGGGTGCTATAGGATGGATTGCATATAATGCCGATGTGGAGACCAAGGCGTTCGTCATAACTGCCTACATAACCTGCTCCATTATCCTGATCTTTGCCATTCTGGGAATCTATGCAGCTGTCCGGGAATCCGTGGCTTTGGCCTCAGCAGTAAGTGGCTTTGGGTGGATAATGCCAAACACGATATTAAACTTCCTTTCCCCTGCAGAGTGCCGTGTTCCTACTTATCCTGGCCATTCCCCAAATCGTGAGCACATGTCTGGTACTGCATCAATATGACGTGAAGAGTGGACAAGAGGCAGTTGAGCTGGCGTGGCAGGCCAACAATATGGATGCACTGCAGCAGAAACACGAGTGCTGCGGGAAGAGCAGCGCCCAAGACTATATTCATCTCAGCCAGCTGATCCCGCCCAGCTGCTACCTCGATCTCCAGCAGACTCCCGACCATCTATTCTTGGATGGATGTATTGAGAAGCTGCAGAGCTTCTACGAGAGCGACAAGAGGCGCTTCATCATCGTTTCCTGGGTCCTAGTGGCCTTTGAGGTGGGTCTCCCTTATGTGGGAATAAGTATGTTTTAATAATGTTTTAATCTTCTACCTTTTAGCTAATTTGCTGTGCCCTGGCCGTCTTTCTGGCCATTAGTTTTAAGAACAAGCAGCGGCGCATGGAGTTCTAGGTTAACTGCCACCATGACCTGATCCCATGGTACAAAGGGAGCTCGGAATAAAGGTCTCGCTAGTTTTTCTCGCTTCGACATTTCATAACCAAACGAATGGACAGTCATAACTTATTCACTTCTGTCATAAACCTACCTGTAATTAgagtaaataaatttattgtaGTTTCAATTACCCCTTATAATTATCGAAATAAATGTGCGAGATGTTTGTTTTCACATCTTTCGCCACTTGtcagtttgtttgttttcttaaCAAGATCGAAATATTAAGCATGCGCCTGAAAGCTTTCAGAGCCAAAAAGTTTTAGCCAATTTACGGCTTTGGGCCAACGACTTGTTGCTTTTGATGTCGAgtggaatttttaaaaagttttttttttcacttttatcGGTTGAATAAAAGACTTTTGTTATACTTTTCCCAAAAACAGGactcttttatttatttaccttgCAAAACCGTAAAAGTATGCCATACATTTTTTGCTTAACGAATATAtctcatacgcactgttgtcCAAACATAGATTTgggaattaaattaataaaattttgaataaaattaacataatattattaaaaaaaaaaaaaaatgatattttGGTAAAGCTTGTGTTTCCTAGCCTTCAGATAAGCTTTTCTATTCTTACTTTTTCtaacattattatttctatATCTCATTAATTGGTCAGCTAATAAAGAACACGACACGCGTATacgtttttttgtcaaaattaaaaacaattgaaaagCTGACCTAAAGCCATGGAATGTTTTACGCATTTTATTTAGACAATCTCCTACCGATGATTTTGGAAGGCATTTTCATTTTgtaaagaataaaatattaataaaatatatttgtttttgacTAGAGTCTCAAaacaaattgtaaaaaaatcgaatgaattatttttattagtttattaaaaaaaatattttaaaaactataatattGGGGAGAGATTCGGCCAGAGTTGCTAGaattttagccaaaaatgtagctttgtttattttagcACGCACTACGCCGCGCCAATGACCTAATGGTTCATATACACTGGCCATGTCCTTAGCCTGCGGTTTGCGGTTTAGAACCTGGAAGATCTATTAAAATACTACATCTCCATTTATTACAAATGAGATTAGTTTTtgatcttttaaaattttaaatccagtacaaaactttataaaaaaaatccaagtattcatatgtatatttaagaGTATTTAAGCATCGATACTCCCCGACGAGGATGGTTCGCGTCTGTTCTTATCATTTTTTATAAGAGGGGAAACAGCAGAGAAATAGGAAATTCTTTCGCACAAGTTTAGTTCACGGTCAGACACCGAGGTGACCACACCTAATATTTAggcaaaagaaaattttaaaagaactCTGTTGGAAATAATATTATCTATAACACAGAAAAAAGCTAGCATGGGTTCCGCcacaaaagttataaaaaacTCCTTCATCGCAACAAATTCGTTATTAGCGGTAAGTTATACTAGGACAACATAATACTTCAAGTCAAATTCCTTTGCTGAAATATGTTCAAATTATGAAAATGCCGAATATATGTGTGTAAGAGCCATATTTTTCGAACTAAAGCATATTTTACcgaatatgaatatgtattctatttaaacttttcttaattttagcTCTTGGCTGCGGTCTACTTGATCTGTTGTGCTAATATGATTCCGGTCCAAGGAGTAAACTATCTCTCGGGATCAATcatcttatttttttccctCCTAAATATCAGTGCAGCCGTCCGAGAGTCAGTGATTCTTTGCACATTGGTAAGAGTACAGCGGTTCAGGCGGTATTGATTCTTAACTAATCCTTAATTCTTAGAGCGCAATATTCCTTCTATTTCCATTTGTTCTACAAATTTTCGGGATCAACCAAATATCAAATAGTTTTGCAGCCGGTAAAATAACAGAGGAGTTTGTAGAATCATTCTACAAAGAACACAACTGCTGTTGGCTAAACAGTCCAAATGCCCCAAGAAGTTGTGTTACCAATCCAGGGGATCCTTTCAAGGATGGATGTCGCAACAAAATTGAGAGTACCAGGCTAACTCTGATGGGACTCGGCGGGattttggttgtttttgtGGTAGGTATTAACATTTAAAGTTGAAAGTGCTTGATAAGAAGATTTAAACTTGTATTTCAGTTACATAGCTTCGTCCTGGCCATCATTTTGGCGCGTTCTTTTGGTAAAAAGGATGCTAAAAAGACAAAAGTTGGACGCGATTATACGGTCAACCCCATTTAAAAGCCCAATAACCCACGAAATGTTTGCAAAAgatttacatacatataaggcgaatacaaaaatactactaaatttaaaaaactcaAAGATTGTTAATAAGAATACAAGAATATTGTATTCTTaagttattttaatttgttttatgatTACATAATGGTGGATTGTGTAAGGGAAATTAACAGATACTTGGTtcatactattttttttatacattttctgGAGAGTCCCCTTCACAATTGGAGAAGCCATGGGAGGGACAATATGACACACGCCAAAGGCTATATCTATACCAATTTTTACCCGATCCTTTAGCGGAGAACCTAGATCAATTCTTCATCAATCTGCTTCAAAACctaagaaaaaattattttttcaattttttgtcaaattttctggagtgTCCCCTCAAAAATTGGGAAATGCATGAGGGGGCCTATATGCCGAACggaaaaggctatatctttgccaatttgtatccgatccttaagcggagtaccttaatcgttTTGTAGATTAATTCTTCATCAATCTGCTTCAAAACctaagaacaaattattttttcaattttttgtcaaattgtctggggtgtccccttcaaaagttggaaaatgcatgaggGGGCCTGTATGCCGCACggaaaaggctatatctttgccaatttgtatccgatccttaagtggaataccttaatcgatttgtagatcaattctttATCAATCTGCTTCAAAACctaagaacaaattattttttcaattttttgtcaaattgtctggggtgtccccttcaaaagttggaaaatgcatgaggGGGCCTGTATGCCGCACggaaaaggctatatctttgccaatttgtatccgatccttaagtggaataccttaatcgttTTGTAGGTCAATTCgtcatcaatctgcatcaaaacctaagaacaaattattttttcaattttttgtcaaattttctggggtgtccccttcaaaagttggaaaatgcatgaggGGGCCTGTATGCCGCACggaaaaggctatatctttgccaatttgtatccgatccttaagtgGAATACTTTAATCGATTTTTAGATCAATTCTTTATCAATCTGcttcaaaatctaagaacaaattattttttcaattttttgtcaaattttctggggtgtTCCCTTTAAAAATAGGGAAATGCATGAGGGGGCCTACATGCCGCACggaaaaggctatatctttgccaatttgtatccgatccttaagcggagtaccttaatcgatttgtagattaattcttcatcaatctgcttcaaaacctaagaaaaaattattttttcaattttttgtcaaattttctgtggTGTCCCCTCAAAAATTGGGAAATGCATGAGGGGGCCTATATGCCGAACggaaaaggctatatctttgccaatttgtatccgatccttaagcggagtaccttaatcgttTTGTAGATTAATTCTTCATCAATCTGCTTCAAAACctaagaacaaattattttttcaattttttgtcaaattgtctggggtgtccccttcaaaagttggaaaatgcatgaggGGGCCTGTATGCCGAACggaaaaggctatatctttgccaatttgtatccgatccttaagtggaataccttaatcgatttgtagatcaattctttATCAATCTGCTTCAAAACctaagaacaaattattttttcaattttttgtcaaattgtctggggtgtccccttcaaaagttggaaaatgcatgaggGGGCCTATACGCCGCACggaaaaggctatatctttgccaatttgtatccgatccttaagcggagtaccttgatCGTTTTGTAGGTCAATTCgtcatcaatctgcatcaaaacctaagaacaaattattttttcaattttttgtcaaattttctggggtgtccccttcaaaagttggaaaatgcatgaggGGGCCTGTATGCCGCACggaaaaggctatatctttgccaatttgtatccgatccttaagtgGAATActttaatcgatttgtagatcaattctttATCAATCTGcttcaaaatctaagaacaaattattttttcaattttttgtcaaattttctggggtgtTCCCTTTAAAAATAGGGAAATGCATGAGGGGGCCTACATGCCGCACggaaaaggctatatctttgccaatttgtatccgatccttaagcggagtaccttaatcgatttgtagattaattcttcatcaatctgcttcaaaacctaagaaaaaattattttttcaattttttgtcaaattttctgtggTGTCCCCTCAAAAATTGGGAAATGCATGAGGGGGCCTATATGCCGAACggaaaaggctatatctttgccaatttgtatccgatccttaagcggagtaccttaatcgttTTGTAGATTAATTCTTCATCAATCTGCTTCAAAACctaagaacaaattattttttcaattttttgtcaaattgtctggggtgtccccttcaaaagttggaaaatgcatgaggGGGCCTGTATGCCGCACggaaaaggctatatctttgccaatttgtatccgatccttaagtggaataccttaatcgatttgtagatcaattctttATCAATCTGCTTCAAAACctaagaacaaattattttttcaattttttgtcaaattgtctggggtgtccccttcaaaagttggaaaatgcatgaggGGGCCTGTATGCCGCACggaaaaggctatatctttgccaatttgtatccgatccttaagtggaataccttaatcgttTTGTAGGTCAATTCgtcatcaatctgcatcaaaacctaagaacaaattattttttcaattttttgtcaaattttctggggtgtccccttcaaaagttggaaaatgcatgaggGGGCCTGTATGCCGCACggaaaaggctatatctttgccaatttgtatccgatccttaagtgGAATACTTTAATCGATTTTTAGATCAATTCTTTATCAATCTGcttcaaaatctaagaacaaattattttttcaattttttgtcaaattttctggggtgtTCCCTTTAAAAATAGGGAAATGCATGAGGGGGCCTACATGCCGCACggaaaaggctatatctttgccaatttgtatccgatccttaagcggagtaccttaatcgatttgtagattaattcttcatcaatctgcttcaaaacctaagaaaaaattattttttcaattttttgtcaaattttctgtggTGTCCCCTCAAAAATTGGGAAATGCATGAGGGGGCCTATATGCCGAACggaaaaggctatatctttgccaatttgtatccgatccttaagcggagtaccttaatcgttTTGTAGATTAATTCTTCATCAATCTGCTTCAAAACctaagaacaaattattttttcaattttttgtcaaattgtctggggtgtccccttcaaaagttggaaaatgcatgaggGGGCCTGTATGCCGAACggaaaaggctatatctttgccaatttgtatccgatccttaagtggaataccttaatcgatttgtagatcaattctttATCAATCTGCTTCAAAACctaagaacaaattattttttcaattttttgtcaaattgtCTGGGGTGTCCCCTCAAAAATTGGGAAATGCATGAGGGGGCCTACATGCCGCACggaaaaggctatatctttgccaatttgtatccgatccttaagcggagtaccttaatcgatttgtagattaattcttcatcaatctgcatcaaaacctaagaacaaattattttttcaattttttgtcaaattttctggggtgtccccttcaaaagttggaaaatgcatgaggGGGCCTGTATGCCGCACggaaaaggctatatctttgccaatttgtatccgatccttaagcggagtaccttaatcgatttgtagattgtttcttcatcaatctgcttcaaaacctaagaaaaaattattttttcaattttttgtcaaattttctggggtgtcccctCAAAAATTGGGAAATGCATGAGGGGGCCTATACGCCGCACggaaaaggctatatctttgccaatttgtatccgatccttaagcggagtaccttgatCGTTTTGTAGGTCAATTCgtcatcaatctgcatcaaaacctaagaacaaattattttttcaattttttgtcaaattttctggggtgtcccctCAAAAATTGGGAAATGCATCAGGGGGCCTATATGCCGCACgg is a window of Drosophila bipectinata strain 14024-0381.07 chromosome 2R, DbipHiC1v2, whole genome shotgun sequence DNA encoding:
- the lbm gene encoding protein late bloomer isoform X1, giving the protein MGCATTSVKITSIALNAILGFLALGAIGWIAYNADVETKAFVITAYITCSIILIFAILGIYAAVRESVALASASAVFLLILAIPQIVSTCLVLHQYDVKSGQEAVELAWQANNMDALQQKHECCGKSSAQDYIHLSQLIPPSCYLDLQQTPDHLFLDGCIEKLQSFYESDKRRFIIVSWVLVAFELICCALAVFLAISFKNKQRRMEF
- the lbm gene encoding protein late bloomer isoform X2, translated to MQLSGNPWLWPQHAVFLLILAIPQIVSTCLVLHQYDVKSGQEAVELAWQANNMDALQQKHECCGKSSAQDYIHLSQLIPPSCYLDLQQTPDHLFLDGCIEKLQSFYESDKRRFIIVSWVLVAFELICCALAVFLAISFKNKQRRMEF